The DNA segment GTCAATATCACGAAGTGAATTCATCGTCAACCAAATTTCCTCAAACGGATTTATATCAGTTGATGTCTTTTTCAAAAGAGTTGAGTAAGTCAAATTGTTGATTCGTTTTCTCTTTGCTGTCCAACTCTTAATTAAGTCGTCAAGCAAAGTGTTTAAGTAATCGCTGTTCCCAAATCTCTGTGTAATGTATTCTTTGAAACCATCAGCCATTTCAGGCATGAAATGTTTTGCCTCTGAATTTTTTGTCAAACCCGAAACACTATTTCGCATGAACGCAACAAAAATTGTCGTTAGCATTTTGCGAATTGTGTTTTCAGTAAATGGAGTTACACTTAACGGCTCAACAAATTTGTAATACGCTTGATGAAATGAATTAAAGTTTTCAAAGTAGGATTTGTCTCTTGCCTGATTTGGATTGAACAAAGTGAAAACAATTCCATCATGTCGTCTGCCTACACGACTGCTCGCCTGTATGTATTCCGCAATGTTTCTTGGCATTCCGTTTACCAACATCACATTCAATCTGCTCACATCAATACCAACTGAAATCATGTTTGAAGCTAACACTAAATCCAATCCATCTTTCACATATTCATTTCCTCTTTCGGAAGTTTCGGTTGCAAATTCATCTTCCAACCTTTTCAAAGTTGCTTTTATATTGTTGCTTTCAATTCGGCTTGTGAGTTCAAGTGAACGGCTGTCAATATCTCTAATCAGATAACGAAGGATTGAATTGTTGCCAAAATTTCGGTAGAATAAAACATTGGTGTTGATTTGAATTTCATCATTCGTCTTGTTGTAAATTTTTCCTACATCTTTCAGCGAGTTGTAGTAAGAAACAATTGTCCAATACAAATTCAAAGCGGACAATTCATTTTCATTAAAAAGTTTTATTCGTGTGTAAAGCAAGTAAGGTATAATCCAAAGTTGTGTGTTGATTCCTGTTTTTCCAGTCGGTAAAAAACCAACATACTTTCTCTTGCTGATAGTTTCTTTCGCAAAGAAACTATCGCTGTACGAAATTCCCGATGGTGGAAAAATATTTACTTGCTTGCCTGCATACAGTTCACTGATTTGATGTGAAGTGTTTCTTGTTGTCGCTGTTGATGAAATTATTTTCGGTCTGCGGTTTCCTTTTGTGCACAAATAATCTACAACACTTTCAAAGATTCCAACTATTGAACCCAATGGTCCACTAATCAAGTGCAACTCGTCTTGAATAATTAAGTCAGGTGGAAGTGCATCAGAAAATGAATTAAAAAATTTGTGTGTCTCGCCTTCTTTCTGTGAAGCAAGAATTGCGAACTTGTCAACTGTAGCAAATAGAAGTGTTGGTGGTTGCTTGTAAAGCATTTCATCAACTACCTGTATAGGCAACTTGCTTGCATGAAACGCACACACATTATTTACACACTTGAAATAAAAATACCCGTGTGTGCCTGTCTGACAATCGTAACCATGAGTCCAACCATTAGCCGTTTTTGAAACCAACTTTACTCCGCACCAGGGACAAGCGGTAAGCTGTAACCTGCTTGTATTGGTCTGCCTTTTCAAAATTCCCTGTTGCATCTTCAACAATTTTGTTTGCATCTTGAATCTGATTTGGCGATGCACCTTCTCCAACCCAAAGTCCAATTGAAATTTTTTCCTTGTGCAATTCATCTTCAAAATTTCTTCGCAAAAACTCCAATGCTAAAATCAATCGTGATGCTCTTTCAAATTGCTGTGAAGTCAGCAAACGCAAAGTATAACGCATTAAAATACTTGTTCCCTTTGAAGTATCTGAATCGTTGCTTAGTCGTCTCCATAGAATTGTAAATGCTCCTACTGCTAAATATGCTTCTGTTTTTCCTCCTCCTGTTGGGAACCAAATCAAATCAACAATTTTATTTCTGTCGTCTGAATTTTCGTCAATGATTCCTTCAATGCTTAAAAGAAGAAACGCTAACTGAAATGGTCTGTATCGTGGTGGCTCTGGCTTGTCAGGATTGATAAACTTCCAGTCGTTGTAATCTTCAAAAAACTTTAGTGAATTGTAATCGGCTTTCTCAACTTCATCAATTAAATGCCTTTCCTTATTTCCAAATCGTTTGTCGTTGCTTATTATCATTTGAATAAACATTGCAGTGTTCGCCAACTGAAAACAATGAAATGTTTTTCCGCTTTTGTCTTTTTCTAAAATCTCAATTCCTCGGATTAGCCGTTTGTGATTTTCCTCTTGCCTTCCAACAAGTTTGTTTGCGATTTTCTTTTCTTCACCGTTAAAACTGTTTGCGGTTGTTTGCTGTGCTGCAATCCATTTTTCATAAAGAGAAACAAACAGCTTTAAACTTTTGATGATTCCTTTCTTGTCGTCATTGAAATGAGAAAGTTGTTTTACTTCCAAACATTTATTTAAAGCATCAAAGTCATTTGGAAAATCTTCTTTGGAAAAATCATTCTTCATTCCGTAAACAATTCTTTCAGGCATGAAAGCCGTTTGAATGGAATTGGGTTTGGGTAAATCATTCCACTGAACTGAACAATTGTGTCCAACTCCATAACTCTTGATGTCTCGGTAAATAAAATTGATTTCATTTTGCTTCTCGTCAAAAGGATGCAATTCAGTTTGCGACTTGTAGGGTTTGAGTGAAATGTTTTCAACAGAAATATTTGTTTGGAACAAACATTTCCGATTCAAATTTTCATTTGAGTTGCTGTATTTGTTTGAAGGGTGGTTTGAATTGTTGAGCAATAATATTTTCACATAGTTATTGCCTTTGTATTCATAGGTTTTTACCATATAACCAACCGAAATAATTTGACTGCCGTATTCTTTGCGAAATATTTCCTTTGGCTCCTTTGTATTCTTTATCTCAACTTCTTCAGGGATTTTGTGTTCTTCTCGCTTCCAAATTCTGCCTAAAAGTTTTTCAAGTAAGTGAATATACTTGTAAACTTCCTTCTTGCCAATGTTCTTATAGTTTTTGAATTTGTCAAAGTCCAAATACTCTCCGCTTCTTTTTTCTCTACCGCCTCTGCTTCCGTTTAGCTTTCTTGAAAGTTGCATGAAGCCATCGTTATAAGAAAGAATGTCTTTGAATGAAAGTTGAGTTTCAATTCCTGTGTCAAAGAAGCTTTCAAAACCTTCTTTTGAAATTGCAATTTTTATTTCGGGCTGTGGAGGTTCTAACTGGTCGTAAATACCGAATGAAAAATATACTCCGATAAATTTTTTAGACTGAATGCAAAATGTAAATCCAATGTGAGTTGGAAAAAAGGCATTTTGAATTAACTGGTAATCTTGTGTATCTGATGTTTGAGAATTATCTTCTTCGTTTGATTCTTCTTTCTCCTCTGAATCGCCTGTTGGTTCTTTCTCCTCTGCGTTGTCATAATCGTTTTCGTCTGTCTCTGCTTGGTTGCTGTTGCTTTCAATTTCTTCTTCCGTTTTTGGATTGCCCGTTGGAAAATCTTTATTCGGAAATAAAATACCTGAATAGTATCTGTTCAAAGGATAATCAGAAATAAGTTCTTCACTGTCGGGAACTCCGAAAATGTCAGAACCTGTTCCGACTAATCCTTTTTGAACTTCGTTGTAAAATGAATCTCTATAATTAGTCATCGTTGTTTTGCGTTATTTGTTCAATGTCTTTAATGGTTTTGACTTGTATTTGTGAAACGATATCTTCAATTTCATTTTTCGTCAACCATTCTGAAATAAAATCGTCTGCCTCTCCTGAAATAATGTAATGGTTTATGCTGCTACTGAATTTGAACCCATATTCAATTTCCATTCCTCTGTATTCTTCAATTTTTGGTTTCATTGTGTTTTTCAAAAAGTCAAACGAGAGTCGGGAATCATTTATAGTTTTTGCAATAATTATTAAGTCAGAAAAACTTCTTGGGAACATTACTTCTCCATCAATATATTTTCTGAAAGTAAATTCACTAACTGAAAAATGATTTCTCACTAACTGCTGATAAAGCGGTTCAGCCATTATGTTATTTTGATAGGCATCATACAAACAACTTCTCCAAAGTGCTGAATACACCTCTGCCTTTTTCATTAGCTCGGGGTTCTTCAATTCCATAATGTCTCGCAAAAGTTTTTTGTCTGGGTTTACATAAATCAAAACTTTATCGCCAACATTCAAATCTTCAACCAACACAAGATATTTTTCACTGCCAACAATTTTCAAAACAGTTTTGCTTGATGGAAGTTTTAGTTTGCTGTTGTTGGTAAAAACAATTCGGTAATTGTCGATTTCTCTGTGGTCGTGTTTGGTTGAAGCAAGCGCTTCAATTAATTCATCGTAGTTTGAAAATTGATAATAGTTGTCGCTGAATTCAACTCCGCTAATTTGAAAGCGGTCTTGCGAAATGTATTCGCTGTTTAAATCTGAAATGTAAGTTTCAATGTGATGCTTCAATGCTTTTTCCTCAATGCTGTAAAGCAGAAGTTTGTATTCTGATTTGGCTCTGCCTAATCGTTCAATTAACTTCTCAACTTTTCCGCTTCCGTATATGGAAGAAATCACTTTGTGATGTTCTTCATTTGTATCATCACTTTTTGAATAAGAAAGAATTTCTGCTTTCGTTCCGTTTGCTGTGAGTGAATAAAAATTTCTGTTCTGGTTGTTTGAATGTTTTGTTGCTGTATTTTGCAACTGTGTAATGTCTTGAAGTGATTTTACTCCAACATGATGCTGTGATTGCTTTGCAATTTCGTTTAGCTCTGCTTTGTTTGCGTTGCACAAGAACGAAGGCAAAACAAGTTGATGAATTTTTGTTTGATACGATTTTAATTTTTCGTTTTTGTTGTTGCTCCTCAGTGCCTTTATGATTTCCGCAAATTTTGCTGAAAGCGGTATTTGATACTCATCAAAATTAAAGTCCTGAAAAATATTCCCAAGGGTTTCAATCAGAAGTTTCTTCAACTCAATGTCAAACTCCTCTTGTATTTGGTGAAGTTTTGTGAAAGTTGTTTCCTGTTTTAGATTCCAGTCATAGTAAAGTCGTCTGATGAAACGGTAAATTGATTTCAAACCAATAGTGTGTCTGCTTTCAATTTCTCGGACTGCCTGATAAAAGTCCGCAATTGCCTTTTCAAGTTCGTTGTTCTGAATAATGATTGGTTTGTGCTGAATGTTTCTTTCGCTTTTGAAAAAAATTATTTCAGGGATTGTCCATTTCCATCTAAGCGGCACTTGATTGTTTCCCAATTCAATTTTTAGGTCTTTCTCTCCAATGAAAATTGCTTTAGCAAATTTTCTTTGGTTGTAATAATTGCGGATAACATTTATTGAGTGTTCAAATTTTGAACTTCCAACAAAAATGCAAGTGTTAAATGTTATTTGATTGCCATTTATTTCTTGTTGCAGATAATCGTCAAGCAGATTGATGTTTTTCAGAACAGTAATCTTTGGCAACAAAGGGGAGTTGTATTCAATCTCTGTAATTTCATTTTCGTTTCTTGAAACGAAACAAGCAGGATATTCTTTATGAATAGAAATGAATAAGTTTCTGTTCCCTACTACTAAAAGTTTTTCATTGCTGAAAAAATCTGCTTGTGTGGTAGCATTAAAAATCTTCTCGTATGCTTCAACTCTGTTTTGAATTATCCCCACTCTCTCAACGGAAGAGTTTGTTAGCGGAATAAATTTAACCAAGCTGCCAACGGTTCTATTTGTTTGACCGTTGGAAAGTCCTATTTGTGGCTCAAGGCAAATGATTTTTAAAGGACTAAAAAAAGTTTTTAAAGCAGATTTTGTAAATGTTTTTTTCGGATTCTTTAATTGAACTACCTTTTGTCCGATTTGAAAATTAAAAGTTCTTATTCCGTTAAGTTGGTAGCAATGATTTGTGAGAACTTCTGAAATATCAAGTTCCTTTTCGTCAATGATGAAATGAAGATTCTTGTCCGATTTGGAAATGAAATATTGAATAAGCAGAGAAATATCTTTTTCAATCCCTGTTTTTGAGAGAATAGAATTGAGATATTTTTCTGGAGCATATAACATAGAGACATTACATAAGTTAATTTATTATTGCAAATTTAATTAATATTTTAAACTTATCTGCTACTTCATTTTCCAAAGGAATTTCCGTAAATGCCAATGCCGAAAGTTCTTTACTATATGTGTCTTTTATTTTATTCCAAACAGAATCAAAATCAGAAATCAAAGGTGATTCGTTAATAGATTTATTACTCCAATCCTTTGGAATATCAAAAGTTTTTCTATCATGATTATAAATGTTGTTAAACTGTTTTGTGAATTCTTTCGTTGCTACAAACTTTGCACATTCTGCATCTGATAACAAATAATACAAGTCGTAAAAATGTCTAACCTTAGAAGCAATACTTTGAATTGCATTTACATCAAACGAAAATCTAATGAGTGAAACTAATTTTTCAATTAACGTTTGTTTCTTATCAAGCACATTAATTTGAAAAGAATGCAAACTGTATTTTTCTATATAATCTGAATTTCCTGTTTGTTTGAGAAATTTTGCGATAAAACTTTCAATGCTTAATTTTCGAAAAGGATATGGGTTAGAAAACGAGTTTATTTCAACAATCAATTTATTTGATTTATTCCTCGCATCAATGCTTTGGTATTCAAAAACTGATTTACGAAATCTTGAGCCCTTGCTTGATACGCCTTCAATATGTTTTTCAACTAATTCTTTTGTTATCTCTTTCTCTACTGTTCTAATAATTGTTTTAATCTCATTTCCGGTTCTTGCAGATTCATTAATAATAGCAATATCAACATCTTCAGAAAATCTATTTATTAAACCATAACCTTTTGAAAGAGATGTCCCACCTTTAAATACTACATTTTCGACATATTTGCTTTTTGCCAATTCACTCAACACAAGTGTAATCCAATAATCTTTCTCGATATAAATCGGAATAATATTTAGTTTTTGCGAAGCTGCTCTGATAGTATCGACAAACAGCTTTGCATCTTTGTGAAGTTTCATATTATATTCCAGTTTTTAGCATTAGGTAAAACATTTTCAGAAACAGACAACTTATAGATTGTAATTGGATTTAAAGATTTACGAATTGCCTCAATTTTCTTTTTTTCTATATCCCTTTCTATTAAAGCACCTAACAATGCTCTTGTAGAAGGTGGATATAACATAGACAACTTTATTATTAATTCACGTTCTGTGTAGGACAACTTTTTAAGTATAGCTTGTAGTCGGCTGCAACTATTATCTATCGTAGTATCAGGTATTGATTTTACGTATCGTATTGAATCTAGAATTTTTAATAATGGAATATTTTCTTTAGTGATTTTATTTTTTTGTTTGGCAAAAGCAATTTTGTAAATTCCTCTTTTTATTGAAGGTTTTATTTCGTTTCTACCAATTTGTATGGTATTAGATACCTGTGTTGTCAAACCCAATTCATTATAAGCGCCAAAGCCGGTGATAT comes from the Bacteroidales bacterium genome and includes:
- a CDS encoding helicase-related protein: MQQGILKRQTNTSRLQLTACPWCGVKLVSKTANGWTHGYDCQTGTHGYFYFKCVNNVCAFHASKLPIQVVDEMLYKQPPTLLFATVDKFAILASQKEGETHKFFNSFSDALPPDLIIQDELHLISGPLGSIVGIFESVVDYLCTKGNRRPKIISSTATTRNTSHQISELYAGKQVNIFPPSGISYSDSFFAKETISKRKYVGFLPTGKTGINTQLWIIPYLLYTRIKLFNENELSALNLYWTIVSYYNSLKDVGKIYNKTNDEIQINTNVLFYRNFGNNSILRYLIRDIDSRSLELTSRIESNNIKATLKRLEDEFATETSERGNEYVKDGLDLVLASNMISVGIDVSRLNVMLVNGMPRNIAEYIQASSRVGRRHDGIVFTLFNPNQARDKSYFENFNSFHQAYYKFVEPLSVTPFTENTIRKMLTTIFVAFMRNSVSGLTKNSEAKHFMPEMADGFKEYITQRFGNSDYLNTLLDDLIKSWTAKRKRINNLTYSTLLKKTSTDINPFEEIWLTMNSLRDIDTETYYRINDLATN
- a CDS encoding nucleotidyl transferase AbiEii/AbiGii toxin family protein; its protein translation is MKLHKDAKLFVDTIRAASQKLNIIPIYIEKDYWITLVLSELAKSKYVENVVFKGGTSLSKGYGLINRFSEDVDIAIINESARTGNEIKTIIRTVEKEITKELVEKHIEGVSSKGSRFRKSVFEYQSIDARNKSNKLIVEINSFSNPYPFRKLSIESFIAKFLKQTGNSDYIEKYSLHSFQINVLDKKQTLIEKLVSLIRFSFDVNAIQSIASKVRHFYDLYYLLSDAECAKFVATKEFTKQFNNIYNHDRKTFDIPKDWSNKSINESPLISDFDSVWNKIKDTYSKELSALAFTEIPLENEVADKFKILIKFAIIN
- a CDS encoding DUF6088 family protein; translation: MKIVDYIASTIDRFSKGYIFTYSDFETDVRNKEAVIKCLNRMVASGKIQKLAKGKYYKPESSAFGALPPLQYQVVKDLLERNGKTTGYITGFGAYNELGLTTQVSNTIQIGRNEIKPSIKRGIYKIAFAKQKNKITKENIPLLKILDSIRYVKSIPDTTIDNSCSRLQAILKKLSYTERELIIKLSMLYPPSTRALLGALIERDIEKKKIEAIRKSLNPITIYKLSVSENVLPNAKNWNII